The Candidatus Poribacteria bacterium genome has a window encoding:
- a CDS encoding DUF350 domain-containing protein gives MAKKIVFTTFILVAVAIVAFTLFSHNAIAQADAASGEVPMIDFKVLGGFIIEGIVFSIVGLIVLMIGYKVFDMATPYDLNRQIAEENNTAAGIAVAGVLVSLGIIVAAAMG, from the coding sequence ATGGCTAAAAAGATCGTTTTCACCACATTTATTCTGGTTGCCGTGGCAATTGTTGCCTTTACCCTGTTTTCACATAACGCTATTGCCCAAGCCGATGCGGCATCCGGAGAGGTCCCGATGATAGACTTCAAAGTCTTGGGCGGTTTTATCATTGAAGGCATCGTTTTTAGTATCGTCGGTTTAATAGTTCTGATGATAGGCTATAAAGTCTTCGATATGGCGACCCCCTACGATCTAAACCGTCAGATTGCCGAAGAGAACAACACCGCTGCTGGCATTGCAGTTGCCGGTGTTCTCGTCTCACTCGGTATCATCGTTGCCGCCGCGATGGGTTAG
- a CDS encoding phytanoyl-CoA dioxygenase family protein, protein MAQTTYLADQVASDEQIQEWVETFHQRGCLFLQNVLTPDHCTQLRQDLEWALKNDPNGLNGGSPGGRMHLSHRMFEHSEANRRLFDLEPIVSFAEALVAENCHVIHNNSFQTFPGGGITSWHQDDAPHYIVTEGEPPKNVRLPVLLFTANYYLTDVTEIEHGGTEVVPGSHLFGASPPNPIEGTEWEDKVQYNLGKAGSVIMFNNQVWHRGGPNQTQRVRYITQVTYGRRLVGHKYYPFMNYNMPDSVYKDASPRLRRLLGFLNHGAYG, encoded by the coding sequence ATGGCACAAACAACCTACTTAGCAGATCAGGTTGCCAGCGATGAACAAATTCAGGAATGGGTGGAGACCTTCCACCAGCGAGGCTGTCTGTTTTTGCAAAATGTCTTGACACCTGATCACTGCACGCAACTTCGACAGGATTTAGAGTGGGCACTCAAAAACGATCCGAATGGCTTAAATGGTGGAAGCCCCGGTGGTCGCATGCACTTGAGTCATCGGATGTTTGAACACAGTGAAGCGAATCGTCGATTGTTCGACCTTGAACCGATTGTCTCCTTCGCTGAAGCACTTGTCGCCGAAAACTGCCATGTCATTCACAACAACTCGTTCCAAACCTTTCCAGGTGGCGGAATCACGTCGTGGCACCAAGACGACGCACCGCACTATATCGTGACGGAGGGTGAACCACCAAAGAACGTCCGGCTGCCGGTACTACTCTTTACGGCGAATTATTATCTCACCGATGTCACCGAGATCGAACACGGCGGCACAGAAGTCGTTCCGGGTTCTCATCTTTTTGGTGCATCACCCCCAAACCCGATAGAAGGAACAGAGTGGGAGGATAAAGTCCAGTATAACCTCGGAAAAGCGGGAAGTGTCATCATGTTCAACAATCAGGTATGGCATCGCGGTGGTCCTAATCAGACCCAGCGCGTCCGATATATCACACAGGTGACGTACGGGCGCCGCCTTGTCGGGCATAAATATTATCCGTTTATGAACTACAATATGCCTGATTCTGTCTACAAAGACGCAAGTCCCCGTTTACGTCGCTTACTCGGCTTCCTCAATCACGGTGCCTACGGTTAA
- a CDS encoding aminoglycoside 6-adenylyltransferase, which produces MHQEYLNALVDKAASDAHILASWLEGSFGRGAADRYSDIDIHLLVAEDNKETFQQGLESWLSDIQPLVLFRDTFPGQMITCITTIGLRLDVWIHVGNTISLERNSVRVLSAVEGCIQFKAACRNDEPQDVAPTLKQHINEFWRVLAILPTVLGREEHIAGFMGTTFVVTSLTEVLIIGNGKQRDRGVKNINVFLPQALREEIETALTMQGIDRDSIARAHLRLATIMQRCGQDIAEQHGLTYPFALEEAVLNYISRELQTLGLSDCLGELHRL; this is translated from the coding sequence ATGCACCAAGAATACCTGAATGCGCTTGTAGATAAAGCCGCGTCAGACGCGCATATTTTGGCATCATGGCTCGAAGGGAGCTTCGGAAGGGGTGCCGCCGATAGATATTCAGATATCGATATCCATTTATTGGTTGCCGAAGACAATAAGGAAACTTTCCAACAGGGACTGGAATCTTGGTTATCTGACATTCAGCCGTTGGTTCTCTTTAGAGATACATTCCCCGGACAGATGATAACCTGTATCACGACAATAGGCTTGCGGCTTGATGTTTGGATACATGTAGGAAATACAATTTCCCTTGAGCGTAACAGTGTTCGCGTGTTATCTGCCGTTGAAGGCTGTATCCAATTTAAGGCGGCGTGTAGAAACGACGAACCGCAGGATGTTGCACCAACATTAAAGCAGCACATCAACGAGTTCTGGCGTGTACTTGCCATCCTTCCTACAGTTTTGGGACGTGAGGAGCACATCGCTGGATTTATGGGGACTACATTTGTCGTGACATCGCTCACAGAGGTGTTAATTATAGGAAATGGAAAACAGAGGGATAGAGGTGTAAAGAACATCAATGTGTTCTTACCGCAAGCACTTAGGGAGGAGATTGAGACTGCCCTAACAATGCAAGGCATTGATAGAGACAGTATTGCGAGAGCACATCTCCGGTTGGCAACCATTATGCAACGTTGTGGACAGGACATTGCAGAACAGCACGGACTTACTTACCCTTTCGCCTTGGAAGAGGCTGTCCTCAATTATATCTCCAGAGAATTACAGACCTTAGGACTTTCTGATTGCTTAGGTGAATTACATAGGCTTTAG
- a CDS encoding zinc-binding dehydrogenase, whose protein sequence is MKAIVFSEQGSTEVLQYTDVPKPTLEANEVLVKVEACAVNYLDLHARRNRPEIAEKFQRGETPHILGSDIAGTIADIGVDAARGVAVGDRVVLAPCIPCGTCSDCYNGAENLCDTQELIGFQTNGGYAEYVKAPAQNAIQIPDTLSFVNAAAMPIAYLTAWHMLMTRAHLRPEDDVLILGVGGGVGSAGLQIAKLSGARVFATASSDKKLARARDIGADVTINYKDTDFSEVVLDVTGGRGVDIVLEHVGAATWEQSIASLAKNGRLVSCGVTTGNIGTINIRKLYQKQLTVMGSALGTVTELRTLVHLAGQGKLEPIIDRVLPLQRADEAHLLLENRQNFGKICLCPTL, encoded by the coding sequence ATGAAAGCGATTGTTTTCTCAGAACAAGGTAGCACAGAGGTCCTTCAGTATACAGACGTGCCGAAACCGACACTTGAGGCTAACGAAGTGCTGGTTAAAGTCGAAGCCTGTGCGGTGAATTATCTGGACCTTCACGCCCGACGGAACCGACCAGAGATTGCGGAGAAGTTTCAACGGGGTGAGACACCACATATACTTGGCTCCGACATCGCTGGGACAATCGCCGATATTGGAGTGGACGCGGCACGCGGTGTAGCAGTCGGGGATCGGGTTGTCCTCGCGCCATGTATTCCGTGCGGCACTTGTAGCGATTGCTACAATGGCGCGGAAAACTTGTGTGATACGCAAGAACTTATCGGTTTCCAAACGAATGGTGGATACGCAGAATACGTGAAAGCACCCGCCCAAAATGCCATTCAGATACCAGACACACTGTCGTTCGTTAATGCCGCCGCGATGCCGATAGCCTATCTCACAGCGTGGCATATGCTGATGACGCGTGCACACCTTCGTCCCGAAGATGATGTTTTAATACTCGGTGTTGGTGGTGGTGTCGGAAGTGCAGGGTTGCAGATTGCAAAGTTAAGCGGTGCCAGAGTCTTTGCCACAGCGAGCAGTGATAAGAAACTCGCACGCGCACGAGACATAGGTGCGGACGTTACGATCAATTATAAGGATACTGATTTCTCGGAAGTGGTACTTGACGTAACGGGCGGGCGAGGGGTAGATATTGTCCTTGAACACGTCGGTGCTGCAACATGGGAACAGAGTATCGCGAGTCTTGCTAAAAATGGGAGGCTCGTTTCGTGTGGTGTAACAACAGGCAATATAGGAACCATTAACATCCGAAAATTATATCAGAAGCAGTTAACAGTGATGGGTTCTGCCCTCGGTACGGTGACTGAACTCCGGACACTTGTCCATCTCGCAGGACAAGGGAAACTGGAACCTATTATTGACCGAGTTCTGCCACTCCAGCGGGCAGATGAGGCACACCTGCTGTTGGAGAATCGTCAAAATTTTGGAAAAATTTGCCTCTGCCCTACCCTCTAA
- a CDS encoding helix-turn-helix transcriptional regulator — protein sequence MAKESKDSSTDKVVSRIKLRRRELKLTQTELAKVANLTPAAISQFESGARKPSFKTLSSLSDALKVTTDYLLGKTEKSYDDLLADPKISAMFRGMMEFTEKDKETLYEFYEFLKTKAEAQKTEDPSSNVE from the coding sequence GTGGCGAAAGAATCAAAGGACTCAAGTACTGACAAGGTTGTTTCACGTATAAAACTGCGTCGTCGTGAATTGAAATTGACGCAAACAGAACTCGCGAAGGTGGCAAATCTAACACCTGCTGCAATCTCACAATTTGAATCCGGCGCCCGAAAACCCTCGTTTAAAACACTTTCAAGTCTTTCTGATGCCTTGAAAGTTACGACCGATTACCTCCTTGGGAAAACTGAGAAAAGCTATGACGACCTCTTAGCTGATCCAAAGATTAGTGCTATGTTCAGGGGTATGATGGAATTTACGGAGAAGGACAAGGAAACGCTTTACGAATTCTACGAATTTCTCAAAACGAAAGCAGAAGCACAAAAGACAGAAGACCCCTCCTCAAACGTAGAGTAG
- a CDS encoding M28 family peptidase — MKTCGRREQYSLRFSALINVLTLLLSVLLFSGQPCDTASAQAVSSTGMKTAAIQIRDDLSIGNIRKDLARLSSLDSRVTGYPQAASGSKYIFDRFAEIGLQNVESREFPVTVPIDHGDSVIEVLSPEATVLHTFKLTPLWPNLVRTSLLADGIKHTVLRDETLEDIASSYQIPEATILADERNKFLATPVVEGSTVFIPTGGLSGPLLYGDDGELADFNGTNIGGFWYRLQDGDTLTALAHRYRITEASITDDILNEHLQKASDGIDNDEDGTVDEYGEIPLLSEILGWATDGIDNDADGWTDEIPGDATDGIDNNNDGQVDETGEFVAASESHVFIPKGAIILLDFNSSTRYINAAMLGGTAVIFIEPETTIRGEAENKFGTVPANIPRFWISKKDADVLTNLLEEQNSQGNEVNVRVRGKMTWERRVGQNIRGFLEGGDPTLRDELIVLTAYYDSMSVVPAMAPGADPTCGIATLMELARLFSQPQYRPGYSVLFVAIDGHFQGLAGMRAFMEGIGQDIVGAATDSPGTPTMHGLRRGLSTDIIEFEELGRRLLLSIDRSVLVDLPADFFHGIHNVKADLDSLGITLDGLAKTRSEIESLTAKQRDFSERQKKQTDRNRKREKQGFTGEEKSRLLANLARSKKESLQTTHFLRDIVQRLTEVRTSALDTSRAAQRELIEALALPIARLDTWAVEKLIHAIETGATNEYATHPNHAYLLPVQQGSDWQISIPEDLPPEFVPDIEMLNKTLANWEMSDKSKFALMWTPEKILDRHLDLHSLNKIKNARSVLRNANASQEASIQREIQLLEKVLAQIPDSQPAEDEIKTSIRRLKETPMGKPSGDSLIYSGKFLSKAGIERLNIIDTQLRQRLSESEDTVDIAILITDILKDKQGIFEIALRNARLERTRIQYLIATAGTLGREYLDEERLILENYLSDDEVEQALSLRSRIASHISETELLATVKKRADTDIVALENLFERLPTLDTDLDEETKTLLRDNLLTLRNARFRNIQSRVEKMLRIDTNEYNRKLGQIEAAIALQDLFNRYYTSLYVSIDLSSQSNQFGVFNKGWFYDQQPEFVLRREFASIGNKLAAYAEDADFGVRVRKLWQWTDDQIRQAVMTRQWTVANGISDKAALEGKTLETLLSSHFSKLTGLSGVSRLMKMQFEQWRNQGEPSEDMLKDMDYIRKEVERFIRNDVRTAKKNRKNNIRTREQLDAMLRLRYEDPDTFSEDEIEDIRTLISIAGLGGESNFVNAISASGGKTWKTYIPGKIAFDSEVATLVGKTGIAFATIEDARVLTDTPLDTIERVDLQEGGNLHQQAQTLASLLIQALRDEEMPTAARVGNFYCNLFGDVVEFDARESALPNKPVPYPILTLRRKHKSMMGVRGDLFVMGDNKGNFEVAGLAMEGRATRRLGGAQEVEAYILDPDSGDIVYAPDLGNYGAKLLPNKVPINTRRRGCRVVAFPCVSTTIYDLVDQRYLRTLRELEVYDALTDSAPEKFGMSKPWQQEGVSAAEPIALVYSEPNTRIKVGMAYGQIGKRLLLIKATKSGMKNPTLYTGEGFVVRENGRIRLTPYVVVRDMWWLDENRSRLYKRFGISSDRLDKLHQFANEYLARAETELLQNDYQQALKLARAAWGYESRAYPDVKQTGNDVVNGVMFYLALLMPFAYFMERLIFGFPNIHKQIIGSFGIFLLVFFFLSQVHPAFQITTTPVIILIAFVVLALTVIVISIIVRKFEEQLEKIRQEGNKVYKADVGRLSASAAAFSLGISNMRKRKGRTILTCCTLVILTFTVISFTSVRTFMHPNRTSLPQVTPRYTGLLIRDQYWRPLEEPVLTSVLNDMQKTQITLTALERLLARKNELLVKQGQQPIDIAEARTALEQGGFIERVDEESVVTVRNVVAPRAWYQSSGTGDQSFVQLTRTSNPADPSPPTHQLTGEALTFAANMLVGMNEAEPGVSGIDRYLQYGKWFNPVDANEWPTEWPYAIVLPKGMAELLKITESDMGKATVSVYGADFTVVGVLGIGFKDLTDNDGEELTPVDYQLMQQQRSRGATGDETLEGELQKYLHLTPDSIAILPYEVVMNQGGTLRSVAVNMEPRDDDPKLLGAIDKLDLIMAPLMNRIALDFFVGRDKDTYLYSSIGMTSFSGMGNLFVPILIAALIVLNTMLGAVYERVREIGIYSSVGLAPVHIAFLFLAEACVYAIVGAVLGYLMGQAIATTLVHFGWLAGLTLNYSSMSTVVATIIVMAVVLLSTMYPAIKASRMAVPDIERKWKLPEPEGDVWHFNLPFTVLEEEALGLNVFMRDYFEAHADESASDFYTDQVAFSQVEDEDSYQIGMMVWLAPYDLGVSQSIQFVTSPAGGEEEDLYKITLDVHRESGEIASWKRVNRRFLNLLRKQLLIWRTFSVDVRSEFHERGRAEGTDGSAEEAPQMEPAPTPAD, encoded by the coding sequence ATGAAAACTTGTGGTAGACGCGAGCAGTACTCGCTACGCTTCAGTGCTCTAATAAATGTATTAACCCTTCTCCTTTCTGTTTTGCTTTTCAGTGGGCAACCGTGCGACACCGCATCCGCACAAGCAGTTTCCAGCACCGGTATGAAAACTGCAGCCATTCAGATTCGAGATGACCTCTCTATCGGCAACATTCGAAAGGACCTGGCACGCCTCTCAAGCCTTGATAGCCGCGTAACTGGTTATCCGCAAGCTGCGAGTGGTAGTAAATATATCTTTGACCGGTTTGCTGAGATTGGCTTGCAAAACGTGGAAAGCCGTGAATTCCCTGTGACTGTGCCGATCGACCATGGCGATAGTGTTATTGAAGTCCTCTCGCCGGAAGCGACTGTGTTGCATACCTTTAAACTTACACCGCTCTGGCCCAATCTCGTACGGACCTCCCTGTTAGCAGATGGCATTAAACATACCGTTTTACGAGACGAAACACTTGAAGATATAGCCTCAAGCTACCAAATTCCTGAAGCAACTATTCTCGCAGACGAGCGGAACAAATTTTTGGCAACGCCTGTCGTCGAAGGAAGCACAGTTTTCATCCCAACAGGCGGCTTGTCCGGTCCGCTCCTTTATGGCGATGACGGCGAACTCGCTGACTTCAACGGTACCAACATCGGTGGATTCTGGTATAGACTTCAAGATGGAGACACTCTCACAGCTCTCGCCCATCGCTATCGTATCACCGAAGCCAGTATTACTGACGACATACTCAACGAACACTTGCAAAAGGCATCCGATGGCATTGACAACGATGAGGACGGCACTGTTGACGAATACGGTGAAATACCCCTGCTCTCTGAAATTCTGGGATGGGCAACAGACGGTATTGACAACGATGCCGATGGTTGGACAGATGAAATCCCCGGTGACGCTACTGATGGGATTGATAACAACAACGATGGACAAGTCGATGAAACAGGCGAGTTCGTCGCAGCGAGCGAATCACATGTCTTCATCCCGAAAGGTGCCATAATCCTCCTTGATTTTAATTCCAGTACCCGCTACATCAACGCCGCAATGCTCGGTGGCACTGCCGTCATCTTTATCGAACCCGAAACCACCATCCGCGGGGAAGCAGAAAACAAGTTCGGTACCGTTCCCGCCAACATACCGCGATTTTGGATTTCCAAAAAAGATGCCGATGTTCTCACCAACCTGCTTGAAGAACAAAATTCCCAGGGCAATGAGGTTAATGTCCGAGTCAGGGGTAAGATGACGTGGGAACGCCGTGTTGGACAGAACATACGCGGGTTCTTAGAAGGTGGTGACCCGACGCTACGCGATGAACTCATTGTCCTCACTGCTTATTACGACTCCATGTCCGTTGTGCCAGCAATGGCACCCGGTGCGGATCCTACCTGCGGCATCGCAACCCTCATGGAACTCGCGCGCCTCTTTAGTCAACCGCAATATCGTCCAGGTTACTCTGTGCTCTTTGTCGCAATTGACGGACATTTTCAAGGGCTTGCCGGGATGCGTGCCTTCATGGAAGGCATCGGACAGGATATCGTGGGCGCGGCTACGGACTCACCCGGTACCCCGACAATGCACGGACTTCGCCGTGGACTCTCTACAGATATCATCGAGTTTGAAGAATTGGGCAGAAGACTTCTACTCTCTATTGACCGGAGTGTACTTGTTGATCTCCCTGCCGATTTCTTCCACGGCATACACAATGTAAAGGCTGATTTGGACTCGCTCGGAATAACCCTTGACGGTTTGGCAAAGACACGATCTGAAATCGAATCCCTCACGGCGAAACAACGAGACTTTTCAGAACGCCAGAAGAAACAGACAGATAGAAATCGAAAACGTGAGAAACAAGGCTTTACCGGTGAAGAAAAGAGTCGGTTGTTGGCAAATCTTGCGCGCTCAAAGAAAGAGTCACTGCAAACAACACACTTTCTCCGAGACATTGTTCAAAGATTAACCGAGGTCCGCACCTCCGCACTTGACACAAGTCGAGCTGCGCAACGCGAATTGATTGAAGCACTCGCGCTACCGATAGCCCGTCTTGACACATGGGCAGTCGAAAAACTCATTCATGCAATAGAAACCGGTGCTACCAACGAATATGCTACGCACCCAAATCATGCATATCTTCTCCCGGTACAACAGGGTTCAGATTGGCAAATCTCAATACCCGAAGATCTCCCGCCAGAATTCGTCCCTGACATTGAGATGCTTAACAAAACGCTTGCAAACTGGGAGATGAGCGACAAAAGCAAATTTGCCTTGATGTGGACTCCCGAGAAAATACTTGACCGGCATCTTGATCTACACTCACTCAATAAAATTAAAAACGCACGCAGTGTTTTGCGCAATGCCAACGCCTCCCAAGAAGCCTCAATCCAGCGAGAGATCCAGTTACTTGAAAAGGTTCTCGCGCAAATACCTGATAGCCAACCCGCTGAAGATGAGATCAAAACAAGCATCCGGAGACTCAAGGAAACACCGATGGGCAAACCGAGCGGTGATTCCTTAATTTATAGCGGTAAGTTTTTGTCGAAAGCCGGAATCGAACGACTCAATATTATTGACACCCAACTTCGCCAGCGATTATCCGAATCTGAAGACACCGTCGATATTGCTATACTGATAACAGACATTCTCAAAGATAAACAAGGTATCTTTGAAATTGCCCTTCGGAACGCCCGGTTAGAACGAACACGCATCCAGTACTTGATCGCAACAGCTGGAACGTTAGGGCGGGAATACTTGGATGAAGAACGCCTCATCTTGGAAAATTACCTCTCAGATGACGAAGTCGAACAGGCACTTTCGCTACGCTCTCGCATCGCATCACATATTAGCGAAACAGAGTTGTTGGCGACCGTCAAAAAGCGCGCGGACACAGATATTGTCGCACTCGAAAATCTCTTTGAACGGTTACCCACATTAGATACCGATTTGGATGAAGAGACGAAGACACTCCTACGCGATAATCTGCTAACGCTACGAAACGCACGTTTCCGAAACATTCAGAGCCGCGTTGAAAAAATGTTGCGCATTGACACTAACGAATACAATCGGAAACTCGGACAGATTGAGGCAGCTATTGCTCTCCAAGACCTGTTTAATCGCTACTACACCTCCCTCTATGTCAGCATTGACCTCTCCTCACAGTCGAATCAGTTCGGGGTGTTCAATAAGGGATGGTTCTACGATCAACAGCCCGAATTTGTGCTGCGTCGTGAGTTCGCGAGTATCGGTAATAAACTTGCTGCTTACGCTGAAGATGCCGATTTCGGTGTCCGTGTCCGAAAACTTTGGCAGTGGACAGACGACCAAATCCGACAAGCCGTCATGACACGTCAATGGACGGTTGCAAATGGGATATCTGACAAAGCCGCCCTTGAAGGAAAAACGCTTGAAACGCTGCTGAGTTCGCACTTCAGCAAACTCACCGGTCTCAGCGGTGTGAGCCGACTGATGAAGATGCAGTTTGAGCAGTGGCGCAACCAAGGCGAACCCTCCGAGGATATGCTCAAAGATATGGATTATATCCGCAAAGAGGTAGAGCGTTTCATCCGAAACGATGTGCGCACAGCAAAGAAAAATCGGAAGAACAATATCCGTACGCGTGAGCAGCTGGATGCAATGCTCCGACTTCGGTATGAAGATCCAGATACCTTCTCCGAGGACGAAATTGAGGACATTAGAACCCTCATTTCAATCGCGGGTCTCGGTGGCGAGTCGAACTTTGTTAACGCCATCTCCGCAAGTGGTGGAAAGACTTGGAAAACCTATATCCCGGGTAAGATCGCCTTTGACAGCGAGGTAGCAACACTTGTTGGAAAAACTGGCATCGCTTTTGCGACTATTGAAGATGCCCGTGTTTTAACGGATACCCCACTCGATACAATTGAACGCGTCGATTTGCAGGAAGGTGGCAATCTCCATCAACAAGCACAGACATTGGCATCACTACTCATTCAAGCACTCCGTGATGAAGAGATGCCCACCGCAGCACGCGTCGGGAATTTCTACTGTAACCTCTTCGGCGATGTCGTTGAATTCGATGCACGCGAGTCCGCACTCCCGAACAAACCGGTGCCTTATCCTATTTTGACACTCCGCAGAAAGCATAAATCCATGATGGGTGTGCGTGGCGATCTGTTTGTAATGGGCGACAACAAAGGAAACTTTGAGGTTGCCGGATTAGCCATGGAAGGCAGAGCGACACGTCGCCTCGGTGGTGCCCAAGAGGTCGAAGCATACATCCTTGATCCGGATTCCGGGGACATCGTCTATGCCCCGGACTTGGGGAATTACGGTGCGAAACTGCTGCCGAATAAAGTTCCAATCAATACCCGCAGACGTGGGTGTCGTGTCGTTGCGTTCCCTTGCGTCTCTACGACTATCTATGATTTGGTGGACCAACGGTATCTACGGACATTGCGAGAGCTTGAAGTCTACGACGCACTCACCGATAGTGCGCCGGAGAAGTTCGGAATGTCCAAACCGTGGCAGCAAGAAGGGGTCTCCGCAGCTGAACCGATCGCCCTCGTTTATAGCGAACCGAACACCCGTATTAAAGTCGGGATGGCTTACGGACAGATCGGCAAACGTCTTCTACTCATTAAAGCAACGAAGAGCGGTATGAAGAACCCGACACTTTACACCGGTGAAGGGTTCGTCGTCCGTGAAAACGGAAGGATCCGTCTTACACCCTATGTTGTTGTTCGTGATATGTGGTGGCTTGATGAGAACCGATCGCGACTCTATAAACGGTTCGGTATCTCCAGCGATCGACTCGATAAACTCCATCAATTCGCGAATGAATACCTCGCACGTGCGGAGACCGAATTGCTTCAAAACGATTATCAACAGGCACTCAAACTCGCACGTGCCGCGTGGGGTTACGAATCACGCGCATACCCCGATGTCAAACAGACGGGTAACGATGTCGTTAACGGCGTAATGTTCTATCTCGCTTTGCTGATGCCATTTGCCTACTTTATGGAGCGGCTTATCTTCGGTTTTCCGAATATCCACAAGCAGATTATCGGATCGTTCGGCATCTTTCTACTTGTGTTTTTCTTCTTAAGCCAAGTTCACCCTGCATTTCAGATTACGACGACTCCTGTGATTATCTTGATTGCGTTCGTTGTCCTTGCCTTAACAGTCATCGTTATCAGTATTATTGTGCGGAAATTTGAGGAACAACTCGAAAAAATTCGCCAAGAGGGGAACAAAGTCTATAAAGCCGATGTCGGTAGGTTGAGTGCAAGTGCAGCAGCGTTTAGTTTGGGAATTTCCAACATGCGGAAACGGAAAGGACGTACAATCCTGACATGCTGCACGTTGGTAATCCTTACTTTTACTGTGATCTCGTTTACCTCTGTGCGGACGTTTATGCATCCGAATCGAACGAGTCTACCGCAGGTGACACCACGCTATACGGGACTTCTTATCCGTGACCAATACTGGCGTCCACTTGAGGAACCGGTGCTTACCTCCGTGCTAAACGACATGCAGAAGACGCAGATCACACTTACAGCATTAGAGCGACTTCTGGCGCGTAAGAATGAACTGTTAGTCAAGCAGGGGCAACAGCCTATTGATATTGCGGAAGCACGCACGGCTTTAGAGCAAGGGGGTTTCATTGAACGGGTAGACGAAGAATCTGTTGTGACGGTTCGGAACGTCGTCGCTCCACGTGCGTGGTATCAGTCCTCAGGAACAGGCGATCAATCATTCGTCCAACTCACACGCACGTCAAATCCGGCAGATCCATCACCACCGACGCATCAACTTACGGGTGAAGCGTTGACGTTCGCGGCAAACATGCTCGTGGGTATGAACGAAGCAGAACCGGGTGTTAGCGGTATTGACAGATATCTCCAATACGGAAAATGGTTTAACCCAGTAGATGCCAATGAATGGCCAACGGAGTGGCCCTATGCTATTGTACTTCCCAAAGGGATGGCAGAATTGCTTAAAATCACCGAAAGCGATATGGGGAAAGCCACTGTCTCTGTTTACGGTGCTGACTTCACCGTCGTTGGTGTCCTCGGCATCGGCTTCAAGGACCTCACCGATAACGATGGTGAGGAACTCACACCTGTTGACTATCAATTGATGCAACAGCAGCGAAGCCGCGGTGCCACTGGTGATGAAACACTTGAAGGTGAATTACAGAAATATCTCCATCTCACGCCAGATAGTATTGCCATCCTCCCTTATGAGGTCGTTATGAACCAAGGCGGAACGCTCCGAAGTGTCGCCGTTAACATGGAACCGAGAGATGACGACCCGAAATTGCTTGGCGCGATAGATAAATTGGACCTTATCATGGCACCGCTCATGAACCGCATCGCACTTGATTTCTTTGTCGGGCGTGATAAAGACACATACCTCTACAGTAGTATCGGGATGACAAGTTTCAGTGGGATGGGCAATCTATTTGTCCCAATCTTGATCGCCGCGCTTATTGTGCTCAACACTATGCTTGGAGCAGTCTATGAACGGGTTCGTGAAATTGGTATTTACAGTTCCGTTGGACTCGCGCCTGTGCATATCGCCTTCCTCTTCCTCGCAGAGGCATGCGTATACGCGATTGTCGGCGCGGTATTAGGCTATCTCATGGGGCAAGCGATAGCAACGACCCTCGTGCATTTCGGCTGGCTTGCCGGATTGACACTCAATTACTCGTCAATGTCAACTGTTGTTGCAACGATTATCGTCATGGCTGTGGTGTTGCTGAGTACCATGTACCCAGCAATTAAAGCCTCACGGATGGCTGTTCCTGATATTGAACGTAAATGGAAACTTCCCGAACCCGAGGGCGACGTATGGCACTTCAACCTGCCCTTCACCGTCCTTGAAGAGGAAGCACTCGGACTGAATGTCTTTATGCGGGATTATTTCGAGGCGCACGCAGATGAATCCGCCAGTGACTTCTATACGGATCAGGTTGCGTTTAGTCAAGTGGAAGACGAGGATTCCTACCAAATCGGGATGATGGTCTGGTTGGCACCTTACGACTTGGGTGTGAGCCAGTCTATCCAATTCGTCACATCCCCAGCGGGTGGTGAAGAGGAAGACCTCTACAAAATCACGTTGGATGTGCATCGCGAGAGCGGCGAGATCGCCTCTTGGAAGCGAGTGAATCGACGGTTCCTCAACTTGCTACGGAAACAACTCCTGATTTGGCGGACGTTCAGTGTCGATGTTCGATCAGAGTTCCATGAACGCGGCAGAGCCGAAGGTACAGATGGATCGGCGGAAGAAGCACCACAGATGGAACCAGCACCGACCCCAGCGGATTAA